A section of the Elizabethkingia anophelis R26 genome encodes:
- the traN gene encoding conjugative transposon protein TraN, whose amino-acid sequence MKTLINMKTFKYLVSPMILLALVLPMVCLAQTATPEKYVMELPQLNISDGVSLHIISPEPIQFVDLSTDNLIGDLPAENIARVKITNGNKASELNWRPDPGIITIVGQSFMAQYKVNYKNSETHNTITQIQIQPEDMQPLEYPKIAFSNQELYNFSMDILKKKTKAPLREVNDFKLSIQLNNVYVISDYIFLDISFINDSNLSYNIDGLKFSIEDKKIYKATNNQSLELKPEYQLYRQSQFKKNFHNIYVFKKFTYPNSKVMVIRLIEEPISGRTVEMKIKYSDILKADTF is encoded by the coding sequence ATGAAAACACTTATTAATATGAAAACATTTAAATATTTAGTATCCCCAATGATATTATTAGCTCTGGTACTTCCAATGGTATGCCTGGCTCAAACTGCCACTCCTGAAAAATATGTAATGGAGCTTCCACAGCTTAATATCAGCGATGGTGTAAGCTTACATATTATCTCTCCAGAGCCAATTCAATTTGTAGATCTCTCTACTGATAATTTAATAGGTGATCTTCCAGCAGAAAATATTGCACGAGTAAAAATTACAAATGGAAATAAAGCATCAGAATTAAATTGGAGGCCGGACCCCGGCATTATCACTATTGTAGGACAATCTTTCATGGCTCAGTATAAGGTAAACTATAAAAACTCAGAAACCCACAATACTATAACCCAAATTCAGATTCAACCTGAAGATATGCAGCCTTTAGAATACCCTAAGATTGCATTCTCCAACCAGGAACTTTATAATTTTTCAATGGATATCCTAAAGAAAAAAACGAAAGCACCCCTTCGTGAGGTAAATGACTTCAAGCTATCCATACAACTGAATAATGTTTATGTGATAAGTGATTATATATTTCTGGACATCTCTTTCATTAATGATTCAAACCTTAGTTATAACATAGATGGTTTAAAATTCTCAATTGAGGACAAAAAAATCTATAAAGCAACTAATAATCAAAGCTTAGAGCTAAAACCTGAGTATCAGCTTTATCGCCAAAGCCAGTTTAAAAAGAACTTCCATAATATATATGTCTTCAAAAAGTTCACCTATCCAAATAGTAAAGTAATGGTAATCAGGCTTATTGAAGAACCTATCTCCGGAAGAACTGTAGAAATGAAAATAAAATATTCAGATATCCTTAAAGCTGACACCTTCTAA
- a CDS encoding type IV secretory system conjugative DNA transfer family protein encodes MQEQQHQIKIYGFFQKMVYFTVVMDCCMLFFLHANIKFLSNLLANFSKMVFFYPPLHAKLFTIVLIALVATGTKAKKKKDLNITKEIIIPIIIGLGMILGSLALVNNAGNNSLPKALPGLNLFQIIYALLSLVGAIITQVGADNISKYMQLKMGKDRWNVEEESFDQNQELVETDTSVNIPYIFRHNKKNNNGWINVNPFRGTIVIGVPGSGKSFGVINPAIRQMITKGFCLCIYDFKFPDLGQIAYYHYLLKKRQDPDHYKHNFHVININDVEKSRRVNPFKKEYISTLAEAQEMAESMVSSLQKGGSGGGGGSEQFFTQSAINFLSSCIYFFATYENGKYSDLPHIMAFMNRSYKEIFDTLFTHEELESLLSPFKTAYDNKAFDQLEGQIGTIKIFLSRLATKESFWVFSGDEVELKITDKENPSIMILASDPGTQDINSALYSSVLNRTLRLINSKNNLPGGIVADEFPTIYIHKIDNVVATARSNKVAVLLGLQELPQLRQFYKKEIADTISAIVGNILSGAARDKNTLDWLEKMFGKIKQKTFSQSISQQGTTTSINEKMDNMIPAGKIAALKTGEMVGMIAGGEENDTEEYKTSAISGKINLDMKAIEWEEKNYVKMPVYRHFRDNNGNDRKAEVLMTNFRRINKEVELITLEMVKA; translated from the coding sequence ATGCAAGAGCAACAACATCAAATAAAAATATACGGCTTCTTCCAGAAAATGGTGTACTTCACTGTTGTCATGGATTGCTGCATGTTATTTTTTCTTCATGCAAACATTAAATTCCTATCGAATCTATTGGCAAATTTTTCGAAGATGGTATTCTTTTACCCTCCCCTTCACGCAAAGCTTTTTACAATAGTACTTATTGCTCTTGTAGCCACCGGAACTAAAGCAAAGAAGAAAAAAGATCTGAATATTACAAAAGAAATTATTATCCCTATTATTATCGGCCTTGGAATGATCCTGGGATCTTTAGCACTCGTAAATAATGCAGGTAATAATTCTTTACCAAAAGCTCTTCCGGGATTAAACCTTTTCCAGATAATATATGCCTTGCTATCTCTTGTAGGTGCGATAATAACACAGGTAGGAGCTGATAATATCTCAAAATATATGCAGCTTAAAATGGGAAAAGACAGGTGGAATGTAGAAGAAGAGAGTTTTGATCAGAATCAGGAACTAGTAGAGACTGATACCAGTGTAAATATCCCCTATATTTTCAGACATAATAAAAAGAACAATAATGGCTGGATCAATGTAAATCCTTTTCGTGGAACAATAGTCATTGGAGTACCAGGATCTGGTAAATCTTTTGGGGTGATCAATCCTGCCATTAGACAGATGATTACTAAAGGTTTTTGCCTATGTATTTATGATTTTAAATTTCCTGATCTGGGTCAGATTGCTTATTACCATTATCTTTTGAAGAAAAGACAGGATCCTGATCATTACAAACACAATTTCCATGTAATCAACATTAATGATGTTGAAAAATCCCGTAGGGTTAATCCTTTTAAGAAAGAATATATCAGCACACTTGCAGAAGCACAGGAAATGGCAGAATCTATGGTTTCATCTCTTCAAAAAGGAGGTTCTGGTGGCGGTGGAGGATCTGAGCAGTTCTTTACACAATCAGCAATTAACTTTCTCTCTTCCTGCATCTATTTTTTTGCCACTTACGAAAACGGTAAGTATTCAGATCTTCCACATATTATGGCTTTTATGAATAGAAGCTATAAAGAGATCTTTGATACACTCTTTACACATGAAGAATTAGAATCCTTATTATCTCCGTTTAAAACAGCCTATGATAATAAAGCTTTTGATCAGCTGGAAGGACAGATTGGTACTATAAAAATATTCCTTTCCAGATTAGCAACCAAAGAAAGCTTCTGGGTATTCTCCGGTGATGAAGTAGAATTAAAAATTACCGACAAAGAAAATCCATCGATAATGATTCTGGCTTCCGATCCAGGTACACAGGATATTAATTCCGCACTATATTCCTCTGTACTTAACAGAACATTAAGGCTAATTAATTCTAAAAATAATCTACCTGGGGGAATTGTTGCGGATGAGTTTCCCACTATATACATTCATAAAATTGATAACGTAGTAGCAACGGCCAGGAGTAACAAGGTTGCTGTTTTGCTAGGTCTTCAGGAACTACCACAGCTACGCCAATTTTATAAAAAGGAAATAGCAGACACTATTTCAGCAATCGTAGGTAATATCCTTTCAGGAGCTGCAAGAGATAAAAACACATTGGATTGGCTGGAGAAAATGTTTGGAAAAATAAAACAAAAAACATTCTCCCAATCTATTTCACAGCAGGGAACCACAACCAGTATTAACGAAAAGATGGATAATATGATTCCTGCCGGAAAAATTGCAGCTCTTAAAACAGGAGAAATGGTAGGTATGATTGCCGGAGGAGAAGAGAATGATACTGAAGAATATAAAACTTCAGCTATTAGTGGAAAGATCAATCTTGATATGAAGGCAATTGAGTGGGAAGAAAAGAACTATGTGAAAATGCCTGTATACCGTCACTTCCGCGACAATAATGGAAATGACAGAAAAGCTGAAGTACTGATGACCAATTTTAGAAGAATTAATAAAGAGGTCGAATTAATAACCCTTGAAATGGTTAAAGCTTAA
- a CDS encoding M23 family metallopeptidase: protein MKTFYKYQKLSFLIIGILCLLAPALSARCMAQFNTLTYTKKTEAETKPTQPKESEVTVSSKEPERKLTWKKIFGSSTTKADLKKEIDSLKSLIIQTNITKKENSGSSASNRGLTPDNANGKNIIQISNPYKKMDFINEEREMTEGKMKISMPLNNKLVVISPFSIRTHPIFGFIKMHNGVDLKANYEQIRSVLGGIVTATGWDPKGGGNFIKISHSGRFETSYLHLSEIYYKAGEYVNAGFIIGKSGNSGNSTGPHLHFAVKEYGKYINPIHFLNDLIKVNNLISTYYDNNFANR from the coding sequence ATGAAAACATTTTATAAATACCAGAAATTATCATTTTTAATAATAGGTATCCTATGTCTATTGGCTCCGGCACTATCGGCACGGTGTATGGCACAATTTAATACCCTTACGTACACCAAGAAAACGGAAGCCGAAACTAAGCCGACTCAACCTAAAGAAAGCGAGGTTACGGTATCATCAAAAGAACCTGAAAGAAAATTAACCTGGAAAAAGATATTTGGAAGCTCTACAACTAAAGCAGATCTTAAAAAGGAAATTGATTCTCTCAAATCTCTAATTATACAGACAAACATCACTAAAAAAGAGAATAGCGGAAGTTCCGCTTCCAATCGAGGTTTAACACCCGATAATGCCAATGGCAAAAATATTATTCAAATATCCAATCCTTACAAAAAAATGGACTTCATTAATGAAGAAAGGGAAATGACAGAAGGTAAAATGAAAATATCCATGCCCTTAAATAATAAACTTGTCGTCATCTCTCCTTTTAGCATCCGGACGCACCCAATTTTTGGATTCATTAAAATGCACAATGGTGTAGACCTTAAAGCCAATTACGAGCAAATCCGGTCAGTATTGGGTGGTATTGTGACCGCCACAGGTTGGGATCCTAAAGGAGGTGGAAACTTTATTAAAATATCACACTCCGGAAGATTTGAAACCTCCTATCTCCACTTATCTGAAATATATTATAAAGCTGGAGAATACGTAAATGCAGGATTTATTATTGGAAAAAGTGGAAACTCCGGGAACTCTACAGGGCCACATCTCCACTTTGCCGTAAAAGAATATGGGAAATACATAAACCCCATTCATTTTTTAAATGACCTAATTAAAGTAAACAATTTAATCTCAACTTATTATGACAACAACTTTGCCAACCGATGA